In the genome of Carya illinoinensis cultivar Pawnee chromosome 13, C.illinoinensisPawnee_v1, whole genome shotgun sequence, the window aaaatttaaattatttgttatattttatgtaagagtttaaaaaatttataatgattagatgcgATAAGAATCTCTCAATCCAAATAACCCAGAGTGGTTAAAGAGTGCCCGCCGTAGACAACGAACCACTATCATTCAAATTATGATTGGATTGAGATATATGTGCTATTAAGATCAATGGAAGATGTTTTAAtaactaagtttttttttttggtgcaaACATGTTTAAACAAAgcagagaattttttttttgggaagaaATAGTTATATTGAATATGTTTGGAAGGAACAATGCTAGAATACGTAagtcatgaatattttaattttaaaaaataggctccccattaaaaagtaaattttttatataaattttaaatttatctatttaaaaaaaaatgtatgaggACTATGAACTGTGTAAATAATTCTCAATTGAAAACCAGTACACTTTGAGCACTCCTAATAAAAgttctataatataattttctttagaatattaaaaaagtctCTCAAAAGTGCcatccaatgtattttaaattccatttttttattttacattttgcgACAAGATCCGACTAGATGTAGAAGCAACtatttatcattataaatattttaaattagtttatctCTCgtgttgttatttttattggaagaaaaatattaaaaaatataatatttaaatgatataaaaaaataaataatgtaaaaaaataaaatttaatgatatattttaaaaaataagagaaataatcATTGAAAGTTATGATAATACATGACCATAAAGCAAGCATAACTCCAAACAATCAAAGAGAAGAACCACCCACTATATCGGTCGAAAAGCTCAAAAGTAAATCTGAAATTTGAAAACACAATTAACACTCAGCCACCGCACCGCCCGTCCTTTACTTTTCCACCAAATTGGCCCACTTCCACCACGTGCGCCCTATTATtttccaatctctctctctctctctctctctctctcttatcgaGTGCTTTCCCTTTCCCTAACCCCAACACCACTTCGAgaggaaaagataaaaataaatctgaatGCCTATGTGCAAATCCAAAATGGCCATCGACGCTGCCCTTCCTACCTCTACCCCTCGCACTTCCCGCACCCCTCGCTCTTCCAAATCCAGACCCACTTCCACCACCTTCGTCAGCGCCTCCTCGTCTTCATCCGCCGACCCTTCTACCTCCAATACCACAGGCAGCGCTCTCTACACCTCCACCACTTCCGCTACCTCCAGCTCCCGCACATCCCTCACCGGCCTCCGCCGCTCCCTCCCCGAGAACCCCCACATCTATGACTACTCTGAGCTGTGCTCCGCCACCAACAACTTCCTCTCCGAAACCTACAGCTCCGCATCCTCCACCCGCTCCTGGCACTGCACTCTCCGTGGCAAAGATGTCCTCGTTTTCCAGCGCAAGTTCCGCCGCAGCATCGACATGCCCCGCCTCAGACAACTCCTTTCCCTTATTTGCCGAAGCCACCACGTCAGCATAATTAAGCTACTCGGCGCTTCCGTCTCCGGCGACCACATTTATCTCGTCTACGACTTCGTCCACGGCGCCAACCTCTCCGACTGTCTGCGAAATCCCAGGAACCGGAGTTTCACCGTGCTCTCCACGTGGATTTCCAGAATGCAGATCGCCACGGATTTGGCGCACGGCCTCGATTACATTCACCACAAAACGGGGCTCAACATGAGCCTAGTCCACAATCACATCAAGAGCAGCAGTATCGTGGTCACCGAGCCTTCTTTCAACGCCAAGATTTGCCATTTCGGTGCCGCACAACTCTGCGGCGAGATCGACGAGGACCAAGGTCAAGAAGACCGCGCTACGGGTTCGAGTGCGAGTTACAAGGGCGAAATCCAGGAGGTCTTAGAGGAAGAGGATTCGAAAAAGAAGTCGTCTTCGAAATTGAAGCGATCGGACAGTCGAAAGCTGCAATTTGAAGGCGTGAGGGGGTACATGTCGCCGGAATTCCAATCCACCGGTATAGCGACGCAAAAATCTGATGTGTACGCGTTTGGGATCGTAATCTTGGAGCTACTGACGGGAGAGGAGCCTTACAAGTTCAAATATGACAAGGGTGATTACGTGAGGACGTCGGTAATAGACACGGCGCGAATGGCGATCGAAGGTGGCGGC includes:
- the LOC122291734 gene encoding lysM domain receptor-like kinase 3; amino-acid sequence: MPMCKSKMAIDAALPTSTPRTSRTPRSSKSRPTSTTFVSASSSSSADPSTSNTTGSALYTSTTSATSSSRTSLTGLRRSLPENPHIYDYSELCSATNNFLSETYSSASSTRSWHCTLRGKDVLVFQRKFRRSIDMPRLRQLLSLICRSHHVSIIKLLGASVSGDHIYLVYDFVHGANLSDCLRNPRNRSFTVLSTWISRMQIATDLAHGLDYIHHKTGLNMSLVHNHIKSSSIVVTEPSFNAKICHFGAAQLCGEIDEDQGQEDRATGSSASYKGEIQEVLEEEDSKKKSSSKLKRSDSRKLQFEGVRGYMSPEFQSTGIATQKSDVYAFGIVILELLTGEEPYKFKYDKGDYVRTSVIDTARMAIEGGGDDGKDMDGRLRRWVDSKLRDSYPVEAVEKLTRLALDCVHVDPDERPNMGRVAGKISKLYLDSRIWSDSVRMPANISVSLAPR